Below is a genomic region from Leishmania infantum JPCM5 genome chromosome 23.
GCACACTCCCGCCATACATGCGCAGCGTCTGGATGTCGTAGACGAGCAGGTCGTCCTGCCTCGCAGCCAAccgcttctccagctctgcGACCTTTTTCGGGGCGTGCACGCGGGCCTCATTCAGCTCCGAGCGCGCATCGCgaaccgcagccgccgtaTGCTGGCGGTGCTCGTGCACACGGAAGAGATACTCCTCAATGCCTTTCGCGCAACcctgcggcagctcctcggcggaGTAACGGATCATGTCCACAGAGTCTATCCTCCgcttcgccctctcctcctcctgctggcGACGCTTAAGCTCCTCCTGTTCCTCCTGGCGCcgacgctcctcctcctgctggcgacgctgacgctctgcgagttcctcctcctcctggcGTcgacgctcctcctcttgctggcggcgctgacgctctgcgagttcctcctcctcctggcgccgacgctcctcctcctgctcgcGACGGTGGAGCTCTACCAGTTCCTCTTCGCGGCGACGAAGCGCTGCCAAATCCtcctggcgctgcagcacctcctgctggcgacgctgacgctctgcgagttcctcctcctcttcgcgaCGAGCCTGCTCTTCAGCTTCAAGCTGCCtcatggccgccgcctcagctTCAGCCGCCTGtacagcagcggtggaggctcgggcctcctcctcggaaGTCGCTGTCGTCACCGAAGTATGCTGAGCAACAGGCTTGCCGGCAGCATCCGTTGCAGTAGCCGCCACCTCCTGGGCACGCACAAGGGTCATCATGACGGCCAAGAACAGCAGCACGACCGCGACGCACAACAGTGTGCGCCGACGAGAGACGGCATGTAAGAGCTTCATGGCGAGTTTTTGTGCTGTGTCTCTCAcactgcgcgcacgtgcctgtCCGAGGTGCCTCCTTTTCTGTGCTCCCGATGCTTCAGCCGTTTTCTGGCTTTCGTTGTTTTTCGTTGCTGTTCTTTGTACTCAGCAAATGTTCAGAGAAAcggaggaaagagggaggaaggatgGGGGTGTTGAGAGATCAACACGTGCTTTTCGCTCGAGCTTGTGGTAACGACTCAAGCCGTAGGTCAATCGGTGCGTGGGCCGATGAGTGTTTGGTTatggggagagagaaaggaacaaaaaaaaagcgatCTAGAAGATGTGTAGAGCAACGATATCAATGCCAGTGACAGCAATCACAAGCAAGTGCACACGTTGAATCACCAGCTGCGTTGGTGCCGATGAGCACGCACAACAACTCCGCTGTCCCGGTTCGCTGAGCAATAGAATGAGAAGCACAGAGAAAATGCGCAGCACGCTCGCTGAAACGAAGAGCTGAAGGGGGAACAAAAATCACCAAAATAAAGGCCTGAAGTTTTTTCCCGTCAACCCtgtggtgctggtgccgtGGATGAGGAATACGCGGCCAAGACGAATGCGATACGAGAGAGGTGCTGAaggaggtggggggagggggagcagaAGTAGAAGAATGGAGGAAGAGACGAGctacaaaacaaaaagaaggtgTCGTGCAAAATCAGCCTTCTGCCCTcgcttttgttttctgtctCGGTTTCGATTTTTGTGTATATGTTTGTGTTTTCCGTCGTAACGCGGATCTTCGGCCGTGTTTGACGTCCACTACTGATTCCTGCGTGCTGAAAGTATgtatatgtgcgtgcgtcagTTTAACGTCGTCTTCAGGCGTGATGCTAATCTTTCCCATAGTGTGGGTGGGCGTGTGTCCCATGCATGGTATGTGAGCGTTTCagttttttttgttttggaGGGGGATCGTTGTTTCGTGTGAGGGTGTttgaggggagggaggaggaggagttcCATcaacccacccacacccgtTAGATCAAGCAGCACACATGCAAAGATGACGGCCGCCGTATCATCACGTGCATGTTGGGATGTGCGCCCAcagaagaaaagggagaggacGAGAAAAAGTCGCGTCAAGTTCATGTGTTGGCCATCGAGCCATGCGCCCCGATGCCGccaaggggggggggccaaGAGAGGGTGAGAGAAATATGAAGTAAAGGCAGCACGGCAAAGGATAAGGAAAGGACGCAGTACAGTGGTGCCTGTGACCGCCGCATCCGAGTTGACGAACTCATCGCCGGCAGGCTTCACTGGTCCTCCATCGTTTGcttgttttttgtttgtttaATGCACGTCCTTTCATGCCTGCCAACGCGCCTTAAAATGCCCGGCTGAGCGTGGCCCTTCACTGGTAATCAGGTCACGGGACAGCACACGATGCGATATGTATGTGTCGCCATGCATAATGGGGGTTGGGCCATATGTTCCCTTCTGTCTCTTGCACGGCTTTatcggcgcagcgccaccgtaGAGAACTTGCGATCACAGCTGGTGATGCTCCGACCCTGCCGACCCGCCTTGTAGGCGGCATCTACGATGGGCAAAAAGTCGTACAAGTCCTCAAAGGCGAAGAAGTTGATCTTGTTATTGTTGCCCGTCCCGACGTCGACTCGAATGTGGCGATTTCGGTAGAAGAACATGACAGCGAACGGGTCACGGTCGTGGCCCAGCTCGTAGAGTTCGTTGAAAGCCGTCACCTCACGGGTGTCCACAAAGTAAATGGTGCAGTACTTGCGCACCTTGGGTGCAAGTTCGCTGAGCAACGCGTCCATCTGACGCGTGCGCAGGTAGTGCTCGTCAACGTTGGCTGACAAGAGGGCGgctgtcgtcgccgacgtCACCGCACATGCGCTATTTCCATCCGCATCGTCGTGCCTGCGCTTGCGGGTGGGTAGCGCCGACGAAGACGAATTCGACGATCCTTCGGCCGCTGTGGGGGTCGAAGTTGCGGTGCTACGCTTCGCCTGTCGACTGTACTCCTCCGcttccgccgcagcggaagTGTAGCTGCTAAATCGGATTAATACCAGCTTGTCTGCGGAGTCCAGCACAATGTGACGGTCAACATCCCATGCACTCTTCAGAGTGATGATATTCGCCATTCCTCACAAAGTCTCAGGATGCGCTGCCGTAACCACGAGCACGAGCGCTTTCTTAGCAGAAAACTGCTCAGGGATAGGGAGCAGATACCTCTCCTTGAGTTCCGTTCATCCGGCGCTCGAGGTCGTTGGcaagaggcggcagcagtgaagGCGGCAGAAAGAAAACGCTCAGCGAATGCCGGCAGATACGGTGATGGCGAGCAGCGAGGCGAGATCGAGGGCGCAAGCAGGTGAAGCAGCAGTCAAGTGGAGAAGAGCGATGTGAGTGCGATCGCGGGTTCGTCACTTCGGCGCCGCATGCCAGTGAGGAAAAGGCAAAGGGACGAGGAAAACAcgggaaaaagagaagagagatgTCGATGCAGGTTCACCGAGCAAGCAGCGACGTGTGGGCGCGTCGGTTCATCCTCCCCTTTGAACTTGCCGCCCGATCcccgcgtgcggcgccggcacgaACACAGGCGGGAGCACAACAGGCGTTTTgcacgcatgtgtgcatcATGAGACAAGCAGTCGCTaaaagagagagcagcgatAGACGTCACCACCAACGACCGCTTGCCGCACACTGAGCACGTGTGAGGAACATCACAGCGCGGTGTTGTTGCCgcatcgtttttttttctcctgcGGAATAGGTGCCCTACGAGCAAGCGAACTGCGCTGGAAAAAAACTAGTGGAGGGCCGATTTTCGGCAATGATGTTCCTTTATCGGCTGCTGGAAGACAGAGAGCTGaggccctccctcccctctccccgaTCTTCGTTCTCTAGGTATCTACGAGGGCGAGTTCCATGGTTCACCGAAGGCtcgggaggagggggagggagtgagggCGCTCGAAAGCAAAATGACGGGCCGTCGACCAATATCAGGACGGAGCGGAGCGGGGatgggatggaggaggaaagaAGCGCAAGACAGCTACATCAAATCTATTGAATAGACTGtaaggaagagaaagaaggcAATACTCGAGCCTCCCGACTCTGTACCGCTTCGCGGAAGAGGGGCATCTCTCTCGCATCTCGAGGGAAATGCCTCGCCGCTCCCGCGACCAGACCAAACACGCCACGGAGCCATGAAACACAACCTTGGCAGCCGGTACTGTCACTCCTCTTCACAGCGCGGACACGATGCGCCCTATCGTAATTCACAGGTGCCCGGGCAGATCAGGCGATGCGCGGTTGCCTCGGAGTACGGGGGTTCGATATTCCACGGAAGGGTCTGCGGAAGGGAGAAGCCATGGTAGATTTAGACGTCGTGCCCATAAAGCGATCCCTCGTCGACGAGCGATGCACGGCAGGTGGGGCATTAGTGGCGCTTGAGGCAGTCGGAATAAAGCGGTGCGTTCCGTCAGGCGTCACCTCATACCAGCGCGTCATGCGGATGGCGGCGTTGTACGCGTTGGCCTCATCCGGTTTGGGAATAGCATTGTGTCGGGCAGCTGGCGCATAGAaactgctgcgctgcgtctgGTGGGGAAAAGCGTGAGCGCTCTCTCCATGTTTCGCATCTGGAATGTGTCACTGCAGGCCGCATTAGCGTCGTCGGGACGACGGCACTGTCTGCAGATGAGGGTTTTCTCGTTCTGGGTGGGGCTGTCATGACGGTTATGCATGGCAGCACGTAGTTGTTGCACGTATGCGTGAGTGCGATGAGCCGTCCGAATTTGCCACGCCATCCAGCTCAGCGCGTATGGTCGTCCGCCCACCAGGAAAGGCGAGCCTTCAGGGACATCCATGGAGGCCCCGGTGCGTTGCTCGTGCGCAGTGTTGCTGCGTGCGATCGCTTGTGGAAAAGCACCGTGGGTGTCGCGGCACAACACTGTCCAGGTGTCTCCCTCGGATGCATCGCATAAGTTGTCTGCAGTCCTTCACTCTCGCGCAGGAAAGGCATCGCACGTGATCTGTGTCATCTACGTCTAGAATCGGAATCTCAGGAACCACGGACCCCTTGGAGCGTGAGAGGGGTCTGGTCGGTCCCTCGCTCTTCGttgctttccttctctgccgTGCAGCATCTTTACAGGGACGGCTTAGCTGCGGAGGCTAAAATGCTTTCCACGACGACCTGCACGAGCCACGCATGCTGCACGTCCAACGCAGCCGACTCAGCATCCACCATTTCTGCCGCGACTGACGTCCCCGATGCCGCGGCACGGTCGGCAtcgaggccgccgccaaaGTCAGTGCGGCGTCCGCGCGTGCCTCGGCCTCGGTCGTAGTACCCGCTTCTGGCACCCAATCCTACGCTAACACCACGATTTGCGTAGCGGGAGTTGTATAGCTGATAGGTGCCCAGTCCGGCCCCGCTCCTCGGCGACGCAGATGTGGCTGTCACGTTCAGTTGCGAGCGAACATGCTGCCAGGTCCGGAACTCAGCGCACGGCTCAGCGCTGCCGACGGTCACCTCTTCTTCTCGGCGCTCACGCTGCCCTGACGCGGGGGACATGTCTTGAGTGGCCAGCCGGTAGCTGTGCGATACCTTCGGAGCCGTCGGCATCGCGGCATTGCccgacgccgccacagcggtggcggttgAGGAGGCGTCAGAGGGTGATGCTACGGAAGTCGCGGTGCCGGTGAGCAGAgacgagctgccggcggcgggggccgctgctgtcgtcaTCGCGGCCGACGGTGTAGGCGCCGCGGTGGAAGGGGAGGCAGCCGGAAGAAGGGGGTGGTCTACGGTGAGAACGGCCTTGGTGCCGATGATGCGCAGTGACTGCTGAAAGACACCCCGATCGCCGTTGTCTTCGTCAGTTGGGTGGCGAATGCTGCTCCCGCAGGTGGCGATatggagagagacgcagaggTAGGATGGGCGCGCTGGTACGGCCCTTCCCGCTGCAGACCCTTTTTCCTCGCCACCTTCCTTGGCGGTCCCTTCAATGCCATAGTACATCTCCGCCTGTACGCAGAGGGGCTCAAGGGTGTCGGGAGCACGGCGGAGCACACGGCCAACCACCATATCAGGGCACGTCCAGTCgagcaggtgcagcacgACCGCCACGGCGTCCCAGCCAAGACTATCCATGATGCCTAGCgacgcgaccgccgccggGCCGATTGAAAAAGGACTTCCGTGATCAATCGCCACCATACAGATGTGACGCACCGCGCCCACAAcgctcgctgccgcatcCACAGCGATGGAGGTTGGGGCGGGTGCCGAAGGCTTGTGCTTCGTCTCCGCCTTTGGCGTTGCCTCTGGCAGAGTCAGCGTGGCCATTGCGGTACCAGTTGGTGTCACGGTAACGGACCTCTTAGCGGTGCATGACCTCTCATTCTCCATGCCGCCACCACTTGGCCCCTCGGCATCCTTGAGCGCGCCTCCAAGGTGCGAATCCATGAAGTCGAATACCGAGAAGCCGCCATCGCTATCgactgccggcgctgctgttttAGTTGAAACCGTCGTGAAGGCGCTACGACCACCCAACGCGGTCTTCGCGGGACTCGAG
It encodes:
- a CDS encoding putative DIM-like protein; its protein translation is MANIITLKSAWDVDRHIVLDSADKLVLIRFSSYTSAAAEAEEYSRQAKRSTATSTPTAAEGSSNSSSSALPTRKRRHDDADGNSACAVTSATTAALLSANVDEHYLRTRQMDALLSELAPKVRKYCTIYFVDTREVTAFNELYELGHDRDPFAVMFFYRNRHIRVDVGTGNNNKINFFAFEDLYDFLPIVDAAYKAGRQGRSITSCDRKFSTVALRR